One window from the genome of Hypomesus transpacificus isolate Combined female unplaced genomic scaffold, fHypTra1 scaffold_263, whole genome shotgun sequence encodes:
- the znrf3 gene encoding E3 ubiquitin-protein ligase znrf3 isoform X2 produces the protein MVTGERRREQYRVCVLLCAGPAAKQMLGGILMHPLGLCNNNDEEDLYEYGWVGVVKLEQPELDPSCLTVLGKAKRAVQRGATAVIFDVSENPDAIDQLNQIGEDPLKRPVVYVKGADAVKLMNIVNKQKVARARIQHRPPRQPTEYFDMGIFLAFFVVVSLVCLILLIKIKLKQRRSQSSMNRMAVQALEKMETRKFKAKMKGQRESNCGASDSLSSSSTSDCAICLEKYLDGEELRVIPCAHRFHKKCVDPWLLQHHTCPHCRHNIIEQKKGPPGPVCMEPVSPLHSRQQRVVLPVHYPGRVHRAGQVTAYPTRTSMDPHGNPITLLTMDQHPDPPGLYPARATSAFLRGYHPTLHLDHSLNPHHCSLEHRGPPAYPAQAPPHHAAFKRPKFHGRSFSRGGCFSQYETMYQHYYFQGLTFPQQAEGAAASAVGGPLGASGGPHKDHHSRAFQQGLLYPTVVHMAPASSSRLGDAGSTSGLGCYHGHRSVCRGYLADCPGSDSSSSSSGQCHCSSSDSMLDCTEVSNQGVYGSCSTFRSSLSSDYDPYVYRSKSPCRASGGGEDSLTPAPSGHEHPQPSPPHPPLSGEPPYSGAPPLEPSREACCASTTSSGPLEGAVADRGKVGQEEAVAVGGELGAATCSCCFEVLPPNLECQGQDPDRAGPLASGRCHRGAEFQGSTSPNFYAPEHMCEPSEPLSYEALPCCFYQEMKAHRATGGRYGEDYAVNVHYAHTDSDACSGQGCCELSQRIPIIPEDTDCELGLAAETQSCLLAAGVAGEGEGQTGERQEAGKGYFLSGQFRGHSHAQEEETRALFHPQCSATHDAS, from the exons GCGAAGAGGGCAGTTCAGAGAGGAGCCACAGCTGTGATCTTCGATGTGTCAGAAAACCCGGATGCTATCGATCAG ttgaaCCAGATAGGAGAGGACCCTCTGAAGAGGCCGGTGGTCTATGTGAAAGGAGCAGACGCCGTCAAGCTGATGAACATCGTCAACAAGCAGAAGGTGGCCCGCGCCCGCATACAGCACCGCCCACCAAGG CAGCCCACAGAGTACTTCGACATGGGGATCTTCCTGGCCTTTTTCGTGGTGGTGTCTCTGGTCTGTCTCATCCTGCTCATCAAGATCAAGCTGAAGCAGAGGCGGAGCCAG AGCTCTATGAACAGGATGGCGGTGCAGGCACTCGAGAAGATGGAGACCAGGAAGTTCAAGGCCAAGATGAAGGGCCAGCGCGAGAGCAACTGTGGGGCGTCCGATTCGCTGAGCAGCAGCTCCACCTCCGACTGCGCCATCTGCCTGGAAAAGTACCTGGACGGAGAG GAGCTGAGGGTCATCCCCTGTGCTCACAGGTTCCATAAGAAGTGTGTGGACCCATGGCTGCTGCAGCACcacacctgcccccactgcagaCACAACATCATCG AGCAAAAGAAGGGTCCCCCTGGCCCAGTGTGTATGGAACCAGTCAGTCCGCTGCACAGTCGTCAGCAGAGGGTGGTCCTGCCCGTCCACTACCCCGGCAGGGTCCATCGCGCCGGCCAGGTGACCGCTTACCCCACCCGCACCAGCATGGACCCCCACGGCAACCCCATCACCCTGCTGACCATGGACCAGCACCCCGACCCCCCCGGCCTCTACCCCGCCCGGGCCACCTCCGCCTTCCTGCGGGGCTaccaccccaccctgcacctGGACCACTCCCTCAACCCGCACCACTGCAGCCTGGAGCACCGCGGACCCCCCGCTTACCCGGCCCAGGCGCCCCCCCACCACGCCGCCTTCAAGAGACCCAAGTTCCACGGGCGTAGCTTCTCACGGGGTGGCTGCTTCTCGCAGTACGAGACCATGTACCAGCACTACTACTTCCAGGGGCTGACCTTCCCCCAGCAGGCGGAGGGGGCCGCGGCCTCGGCCGTCGGGGGGCCCCTGGGGGCTAGCGGTGGGCCCCACAAGGACCACCACAGCAGGGCCTTCCAGCAGGGGCTTCTGTACCCCACCGTGGTCCACATGGCACCCGCCTCCAGCTCGCGCCTGGGGGACGCCGGCAGCACCTCAGGTCTGGGCTGTTACCACGGACACCGGTCGGTGTGCAGAGGTTACCTAGCCGACTGTCCGGgcagtgacagcagcagcagcagctctggtCAGTGCCACTGCTCCTCCAGCGACTCCATGCTGGACTGCACCGAGGTCAGCAACCAGGGCGTGTACGGAAGCTGTTCCACCTTTCGGAGCTCCCTGAGCAGCGACTACGACCCCTACGTCTACCGCAGCAAGAGCCCATGTCGGGCTTCCGGCGGCGGGGAGGACTCGCTCACCCCGGCCCCCTCGGGACACGAgcacccccagccctctcctccccacccccccctctctggggAGCCCCCGTACAGTGGCGCCCCACCCTTGGAGCCAAGCAGGGAGGCCTGCTGCGCTAGCACTACCTCATCCGGACCACTAGAGGGCGCTGTAGCAGAcagggggaaggtggggcaggaggaggcggtggcggtggggggggagctgggggcGGCGACGTGTAGCTGCTGCTTCGAGGTGCTCCCGCCGAACCTGGAGTGCCAGGGGCAGGACCCGGACAGGGCGGGGCCTCTCGCTTCGGGGCGCTGTCACAGGGGGGCGGAGTTTCAGGGTTCCACCTCCCCGAACTTTTACGCTCCCGAGCACATGTGCGAGCCGTCGGAGCCGTTGTCCTACGAGGCCCTGCCTTGTTGTTTCTACCAGGAGATGAAGGCCCACCGAGCCACCGGGGGGCGCTATGGCGAGGACTACGCCGTGAACGTGCACTACGCGCACACGGACTCGGACGCCTGCTCCGGACAAGGCTGCTGCGAGCTCAGCCAGAGAATACCCATAATCCCAGAGGACACGGACTGCGAGTTGGGCCTAGCGGCGGAGACTCAGAGCTGCCTTTTGGCTGCCGGCGTcgcaggggaaggggaggggcaaaCAGGGGAGCGACAGGAGGCAGGCAAAGGGTACTTCCTGTCAGGACAGTTCAGGGGTCACAGCCACGCCCAGGAAGAAGAAACTAGGGCTCTGTTTCATCCGCAGTGCTCCGCTACCCACGATGCATCGTGA